Proteins from a single region of Desulfolutivibrio sulfoxidireducens:
- a CDS encoding CpaF family protein, which yields MDNTPRRSIRGLPQRFEAPAAKKDPGMVGDEYYEVKTRIHDRLIDLIDLSLLDSLDPAALAAEIARLVEKLLREEFVQTPLNQGERERLISEVQDEMLGLGPLEPFLKDPSVNDILVNSYRQIYVERSGKLVLTGSRFKDNSHLKKIIDRIVSKVGRRVDESSPMVDARLPDGSRVNAIIPPLAIDGPALSIRKFSKDKLTAQDLINFKAITPDIAEVLNGIVKARLNILISGGTGTGKTTMLNCLSGFIPHDERIVTVEDAAELQLKQEHVVRLESRPPNIEGKGEVTQRDLVKNCLRMRPDRIIVGEVRGAEALDMLQAMNTGHDGSLATIHANSPRDALMRLETLVAMAGLAISPLSLKRYIASAVDVIVQIARFSDGSRKLVSFQEITGMEGEVITMQEIFAFEQRGVAADARIKGAFLSRGIRPKFASKFEAKGIRLPDTIFDPRNVVEV from the coding sequence ATGGACAACACCCCGCGCCGCTCCATACGCGGCCTGCCCCAGCGCTTCGAGGCCCCGGCCGCCAAGAAGGACCCGGGCATGGTCGGGGACGAGTACTACGAGGTCAAAACCCGCATCCACGACCGGTTGATCGACCTAATCGACCTCTCGCTCCTGGATTCCCTGGACCCGGCGGCCCTGGCCGCGGAGATCGCCAGGCTCGTGGAGAAGCTCCTGCGCGAGGAGTTCGTCCAGACCCCGCTCAACCAGGGGGAGCGGGAGAGGCTCATCAGCGAGGTCCAAGACGAAATGCTCGGGCTCGGGCCCCTGGAGCCCTTTCTCAAGGACCCCTCGGTCAATGACATCCTGGTCAACTCCTATCGCCAGATCTATGTGGAACGCTCCGGAAAGCTCGTGCTTACGGGCTCGCGCTTCAAGGACAACTCCCACTTAAAAAAGATCATCGACCGCATCGTCTCCAAGGTCGGCCGCCGGGTGGACGAGTCCTCGCCCATGGTGGACGCCCGGCTTCCCGACGGCTCCCGGGTCAACGCCATCATCCCCCCCCTGGCCATCGACGGCCCGGCCCTGTCCATCCGCAAATTTTCCAAGGACAAGCTCACGGCCCAGGATCTGATCAATTTCAAGGCCATCACCCCGGACATCGCCGAGGTCTTAAACGGCATCGTCAAGGCCAGGCTCAACATCCTCATCTCCGGCGGCACCGGCACCGGAAAGACCACCATGCTCAACTGCCTCTCGGGGTTCATCCCCCACGACGAACGCATCGTCACCGTGGAGGACGCGGCCGAATTGCAGCTCAAGCAGGAACACGTGGTGCGCCTGGAGTCGCGGCCCCCGAACATCGAGGGCAAGGGCGAGGTCACCCAGCGCGATCTGGTCAAGAACTGCCTGCGCATGCGCCCGGATCGGATCATCGTGGGCGAGGTGCGCGGGGCCGAGGCCCTGGACATGCTCCAGGCCATGAACACCGGCCACGACGGCTCCCTGGCCACCATCCACGCCAACAGCCCCCGCGACGCGCTCATGCGCCTGGAGACCCTGGTGGCCATGGCCGGACTGGCCATCTCGCCCCTGTCGCTCAAGCGCTACATCGCCTCGGCCGTGGACGTGATCGTCCAGATCGCCCGGTTCTCCGACGGCTCGCGCAAGCTCGTCAGCTTTCAGGAGATCACCGGCATGGAGGGCGAGGTCATCACCATGCAGGAGATCTTCGCCTTCGAACAGCGCGGGGTGGCCGCCGACGCCCGGATCAAGGGCGCGTTCCTGTCCCGGGGCATTCGGCCCAAGTTCGCCTCCAAGTTCGAGGCCAAGGGCATCCGGCTGCCCGACACCATCTTCGACCCCAGAAACGTGGTCGAGGTCTGA
- a CDS encoding type II and III secretion system protein family protein, with the protein MTAATRRHARLRALTAWILSWLVVWSGPAMAGTITAAPSSLKATQRVEVPIGKSVIYTSTRGDIGRVSVANPDIANFVMLSARQVYINGLAAGVTALTVWDRGDKLLDVYDVDVAPDVTRVKRMLHDIMPEETGLQVMASQDSITLSGSVQNSENLKKAVSLAEIHVAKPEKVVNLVKVGGVHQVMLEVRVAEMSRDIANHMGININAVSQGDFIYTLLGGLSSIDSSMMDIINPQNEYFYMQDDDGNTVFPPVTAKTSIFQPRQEQATATVNSATGVFRYNTNYGQANNVTWTGVVDVLKQNGLAKILAEPTLVCLDGQKAYFNAGGQIPYAISSAFNQGIEWKDYGVKLEFTPTVLAENRINLILAQEVSEIDDSISTSAGPALLSRKASTTIELSDGQSFAIAGMLKQVSSESMDKFPGLGDIPILGSLFKSSEFQNRESELVIIITAHLAKPLDKSAIRLPTDDYTPPDDLEFFLNITSPSITSGEKPRPATAPASGLDGQFGAALPPVAARELAN; encoded by the coding sequence GTGCCCATCGGCAAATCGGTCATCTACACCAGCACCCGGGGGGACATCGGCCGGGTGTCCGTGGCCAATCCGGATATCGCCAATTTCGTGATGCTTTCGGCCCGCCAGGTGTACATCAACGGCCTGGCCGCCGGGGTCACGGCCCTGACCGTGTGGGACCGGGGCGACAAGCTCCTGGACGTCTACGACGTGGACGTGGCCCCGGACGTGACCCGGGTCAAGCGCATGCTGCATGACATCATGCCCGAGGAGACGGGACTTCAGGTCATGGCCTCCCAGGATTCCATCACCCTTTCCGGGTCGGTCCAAAACTCCGAGAACCTGAAAAAGGCCGTGTCGTTGGCCGAAATTCATGTCGCCAAGCCCGAGAAGGTGGTCAATCTGGTCAAGGTCGGCGGGGTGCACCAGGTCATGCTGGAGGTCCGGGTGGCCGAGATGTCCCGGGACATCGCCAACCACATGGGCATCAACATCAACGCCGTGTCCCAGGGCGACTTCATCTATACCCTGCTGGGGGGATTGAGCTCCATCGACAGCTCCATGATGGACATCATCAATCCCCAGAACGAATATTTCTACATGCAGGATGACGATGGAAACACGGTCTTCCCGCCGGTCACGGCCAAGACCTCGATCTTCCAGCCCCGCCAGGAGCAGGCCACGGCCACGGTCAACAGCGCCACCGGGGTCTTTCGCTACAACACCAACTACGGCCAGGCCAACAACGTCACCTGGACCGGCGTGGTGGACGTCTTGAAGCAAAACGGCCTGGCCAAGATTCTGGCCGAACCCACCCTGGTGTGCCTCGATGGCCAAAAGGCCTATTTCAACGCCGGCGGGCAGATTCCCTACGCCATATCCAGCGCCTTCAATCAGGGCATCGAGTGGAAGGACTACGGCGTGAAGTTGGAATTCACCCCGACCGTGCTGGCCGAAAACCGGATCAACCTGATCCTGGCCCAGGAGGTCTCCGAGATCGACGACAGCATCAGCACCTCGGCCGGACCCGCGCTTTTAAGCCGCAAGGCCTCCACCACCATCGAACTGTCCGACGGCCAGAGCTTCGCCATCGCCGGCATGCTCAAGCAGGTCTCCTCGGAGAGCATGGACAAGTTTCCGGGCCTGGGCGACATCCCCATCCTGGGCAGCCTGTTCAAGAGCAGCGAATTCCAGAATCGGGAGAGCGAACTGGTGATCATCATCACCGCGCACCTGGCCAAGCCCCTGGACAAGTCGGCCATCCGCCTGCCCACCGACGACTACACCCCGCCCGACGATCTGGAATTTTTCCTGAACATCACGTCCCCGAGCATAACCTCGGGCGAAAAGCCGCGCCCCGCCACCGCTCCGGCCAGCGGCCTGGACGGCCAGTTCGGCGCGGCCCTGCCGCCCGTGGCCGCCCGGGAACTGGCCAATTAA
- a CDS encoding AAA family ATPase, with protein MQEKITVFLDIGDHEIRTLFERCLAEYSDFEVIGAGTDMVELLVRETAAGDIGGELDRLRPLLDDPRGVEVFLVSARLTTETLTQAMRAGVREFFPADAPEDDIRMALWRFKERRDKRLAERQGHAGGPGRLGRIINIFGAKGGVGTTTLAVNLASAFLSMKDGAMVSLMDMNLPFGEVQLFLDLHPRYHWGEIIGNIGRLDATYLMSIISRHASGLYLLPPPSRLEDLQMATPENITLLLECMRTLFDTVVVDLGMYLDEITLKVMDISDAILLVGVQNLPCLANVRRFMDNIRSAEGALTDKLKVVVNRHLPDSDLSVEDMEKALGIKVLRRIPNDYKTTLSAINQGKTLLEIAPKAEVTRAIGELARVLIPADEGKKTRRLFGFPFLSSARRQG; from the coding sequence ATGCAGGAAAAAATCACCGTGTTTCTGGATATCGGGGATCACGAGATCCGCACCCTGTTCGAGCGGTGCCTGGCCGAGTATTCGGACTTCGAGGTCATCGGGGCCGGAACCGACATGGTCGAACTCCTGGTCCGGGAGACGGCCGCCGGGGACATCGGCGGCGAACTCGACCGGCTGCGCCCGCTCTTGGACGATCCCCGGGGCGTGGAGGTCTTTTTGGTGTCCGCCCGGCTGACCACGGAGACGCTCACCCAGGCCATGCGCGCCGGGGTGCGGGAGTTTTTCCCGGCCGACGCCCCGGAGGACGACATCCGCATGGCCCTGTGGCGCTTCAAGGAGCGCCGGGACAAGCGGCTGGCCGAACGCCAGGGGCACGCCGGCGGCCCGGGCCGGCTTGGCCGGATCATCAACATCTTCGGGGCCAAGGGCGGCGTGGGCACCACCACCTTGGCCGTCAATCTGGCCTCGGCCTTTTTGTCCATGAAGGACGGGGCCATGGTCTCGCTCATGGACATGAACCTGCCGTTTGGCGAGGTCCAGCTCTTTCTCGATCTGCATCCGCGCTACCACTGGGGCGAGATCATCGGCAACATCGGCCGCCTGGACGCCACCTACCTCATGAGCATCATCTCCCGGCACGCCTCGGGGCTCTATCTCCTGCCGCCCCCGAGCCGCCTGGAAGACCTGCAGATGGCCACCCCGGAAAACATCACCCTGCTCCTCGAGTGCATGCGGACCCTTTTCGACACCGTGGTCGTGGATCTGGGCATGTACCTGGACGAGATCACCCTCAAGGTCATGGACATCTCCGACGCCATCCTGCTGGTCGGGGTCCAGAACCTGCCCTGCCTGGCCAACGTGCGCCGGTTCATGGACAACATCCGTAGCGCCGAGGGGGCGCTCACGGACAAGCTCAAGGTGGTGGTCAACCGCCACCTGCCCGACAGCGACCTGTCCGTGGAGGACATGGAAAAGGCCCTGGGCATCAAGGTGCTGCGCCGGATACCCAACGACTACAAGACCACGCTTTCGGCCATAAACCAGGGCAAGACCCTTCTCGAGATCGCGCCCAAGGCCGAGGTCACCCGGGCCATCGGGGAACTGGCCCGGGTCCTGATCCCGGCGGACGAGGGGAAAAAGACCAGACGCCTTTTCGGGTTCCCCTTCCTGTCCTCGGCCAGGCGTCAAGGATAA